Proteins co-encoded in one Variovorax terrae genomic window:
- a CDS encoding LysR family transcriptional regulator yields MELADLEIFCTVAAEQSVTRAAARLQRVQSNVTTRVRGLEQALGTTLFLREGRRMALTPEGEILHGYAQRLLALAEEARQALRPGEPAGRLRLGSMESTAASRLPQPLAQFHQRWPAVALELSTAPSQQLLDRVRDHALDATLVAPYADPATGSDGLDASLQGLPLFTEELVLVLPAAHPEVRGPADVQALPLAAFETGCTYRRLALDWLAPGPPRRVLELGSYHAILACVAAGAAIGVAPHSVLALQREPLQLRTHLLRRVTTLLVRRRGYRSAALDALQAVLAPDLSVKSA; encoded by the coding sequence GTGGAACTGGCAGACCTGGAAATATTTTGCACCGTGGCGGCCGAGCAGAGCGTGACGCGCGCCGCCGCGCGGCTGCAGCGCGTGCAGTCCAACGTCACCACGCGGGTGCGCGGGCTCGAGCAGGCGCTGGGCACGACGCTGTTCCTGCGCGAAGGCCGGCGCATGGCGCTCACGCCCGAGGGCGAGATTCTGCACGGCTACGCCCAGCGCCTGCTGGCGCTGGCCGAGGAGGCGCGCCAGGCCCTGCGGCCCGGCGAACCGGCCGGCCGGCTGCGCCTGGGCAGCATGGAGAGCACGGCGGCCAGCCGGCTGCCGCAGCCGCTGGCGCAGTTCCACCAGCGCTGGCCGGCCGTGGCACTGGAGCTCTCCACCGCGCCGTCCCAGCAGCTGCTCGACCGGGTGCGCGACCATGCGCTGGATGCGACCCTGGTGGCGCCCTACGCCGACCCGGCCACCGGCTCCGACGGCCTGGATGCCAGCCTGCAGGGCCTGCCGCTGTTCACCGAGGAGCTGGTGCTGGTGCTGCCGGCCGCCCACCCCGAGGTGCGCGGCCCCGCCGACGTGCAGGCCCTGCCGCTGGCCGCCTTCGAGACCGGCTGCACCTACCGCCGCCTGGCGCTGGACTGGCTGGCGCCGGGGCCGCCCCGGCGCGTGCTGGAGCTGGGCTCGTACCACGCCATCCTGGCCTGCGTGGCGGCCGGCGCCGCCATCGGCGTGGCGCCGCACTCGGTGCTGGCCCTGCAGCGCGAGCCGCTGCAGCTGCGCACCCATCTGCTGCGGCGCGTCACCACGCTGCTGGTGCGCCGGCGCGGCTACCGCTCGGCCGCGCTCGATGCGCTGCAAGCGGTGCTGGCACCCGATTTATCAGTCAAATCGGCCTGA
- the waaF gene encoding lipopolysaccharide heptosyltransferase II, with the protein MPEALVIAPQWIGDAVMTEPLLRRLHARGERLAVGALPWVAPVYRAMPQVDEVIEFPFQHGGLQFKARRSLAQQIEGRFDTAYVLPNSLKSALLPFLASIPRRIGYLGEARVGLLTHRLKNPKGKPPMVAFYSALSGETGFEADRPQLSLPGAEVEAALQSLGLQRGGYHVFAPGAEYGPAKRWPTAHFAELARALTLPVVLLGSGKEAALCEEISAAAPGRCLNLAGKTSLVEALAAIAAASSVVSNDSGLMHVAAAFGVPQVAVFGSSSPLHTPPLSERATVLWLKNDPAYQPPLDCAPCFERECPLGHTRCLNDITAARVLQNL; encoded by the coding sequence ATGCCTGAAGCGCTCGTCATTGCGCCGCAGTGGATCGGCGACGCGGTGATGACCGAGCCGCTGCTGCGCCGCCTGCACGCGCGCGGCGAGCGGCTTGCCGTCGGGGCGCTGCCCTGGGTGGCGCCGGTCTACCGCGCGATGCCGCAGGTGGACGAGGTGATCGAATTCCCGTTCCAGCATGGCGGCCTGCAGTTCAAGGCCCGCCGCAGCCTGGCGCAGCAGATCGAGGGCCGCTTCGACACGGCCTACGTGCTGCCCAACTCGCTCAAGAGCGCGCTGCTGCCGTTCCTGGCCAGCATTCCGCGGCGCATCGGCTATCTCGGCGAGGCCCGCGTGGGCCTGCTCACGCACCGGCTGAAGAACCCCAAGGGCAAGCCGCCGATGGTGGCGTTCTACTCGGCGCTCAGCGGCGAGACCGGCTTCGAGGCGGACCGCCCGCAACTCTCGCTGCCCGGGGCCGAGGTGGAGGCGGCGCTGCAGTCCCTGGGCCTGCAGCGTGGCGGCTACCACGTCTTTGCCCCCGGCGCCGAGTACGGGCCGGCCAAGCGCTGGCCCACGGCGCATTTCGCCGAACTGGCGCGCGCGCTCACGCTGCCCGTGGTGCTGCTGGGCTCGGGCAAGGAGGCCGCGCTGTGCGAGGAGATCAGCGCCGCGGCGCCCGGGCGCTGCCTCAATCTCGCGGGCAAGACCTCGCTGGTCGAGGCGCTCGCCGCGATTGCCGCCGCCAGCAGCGTGGTGAGCAACGACTCGGGCCTGATGCATGTGGCCGCCGCGTTCGGCGTGCCGCAGGTGGCGGTGTTCGGCTCGTCGAGCCCGCTGCACACGCCGCCGCTGAGCGAGCGCGCCACCGTGCTCTGGCTCAAGAACGACCCGGCCTACCAGCCGCCGTTGGACTGCGCGCCCTGCTTCGAGCGCGAGTGCCCGCTCGGCCACACGCGCTGCCTGAACGACATCACGGCCGCCCGCGTGCTACAGAATTTATAG
- a CDS encoding zinc-finger domain-containing protein — MSQASVELLAKNLNDQGGVFCPNPLADMKLWNSHPKVYLDVARTGEAKCPYCGTVYRLKDGEHFGAGGH, encoded by the coding sequence ATGAGCCAAGCCTCCGTCGAACTCCTGGCCAAGAACCTGAACGACCAGGGCGGCGTGTTCTGCCCCAATCCCCTGGCCGACATGAAGCTCTGGAACAGCCATCCCAAGGTCTACCTGGACGTGGCCCGCACCGGCGAGGCCAAGTGCCCGTACTGCGGCACGGTCTACCGGCTCAAGGACGGCGAGCATTTCGGCGCCGGTGGACATTGA